Part of the Polyangium spumosum genome is shown below.
CTGCTCGCCTCGTCGAGCGTGTTTGCCGCGACGTACCAGGTGGGTCCGGGCAAACCGCATGCGAGCTTGAAATCGGTGGCGTCGCTGCTCCAGCCGGGCGACGTGGTGGAGGTCTCCGGGGATGCCACGTATGCGGGCGACGTGAAGCTCACGAAGTCCGGCACGGCGTCGAAGAAGATCACGATCCGGGGCGTGCGGGTGAACGGGAAGCGCCCCTTGCTCTCCGGGGGGACGAACACGCTCGAGGTGGGGGCCGACCATTACGTGATCGAGGGCTTCGAGGTGGTGGGGGGCAGCTCGCGCTGCGTGTTCCACCGCGGGCACGACGTCACGATCCGGGACACGGCGGTCCACGATTGCCCCTCGCACGGCATCCTCGGCGCGATGGACGGGTCGGGATCGCTGACGCTCGAGTACGTCGAGGTCTACAAGGCGGGCAAGGGCACGACGCGCCACCCCATTTACATGGACACGGACGAGCACACGCACCCCGGCGCGGTGTTCCGGATGCAGCATTGTTTCGTGCACGACGGCCTCGGCGGCCACGCGGTGAAGAGCCGCGCCGAGCGGAACGAGATCTATTACAACTGGATCGAGGGCGCGTATTACCGGGAGCTCGAGCTCGTGGCGCCGGACGGCGAGGCCGAGGACGTCGCGCGCGAGGACGGCGACATCGTGGGGAACGTCTTCCGCAAGACGGGGACGTTTTACACGGTGCGCATCGGCAGCGACGCGACGGGAGGCTCGACGAACGGTCGATATCGATTCGTCAACAACACGTTCCTCCTGGCCCAGGGATCGAAGCCGGTGGTGGAGATCTTCTGGGGCATCGAGAGCATCGAGATGCACAACAACACGTTTTACCGGGTCGGGGGTGGCGCGCTTTCGATCCTGCAGCTCACGGACGTGGAGTGGGCGGCGGGCAAGGTGGTGATCGGGGGCGAAAAGAACTGGGTGCCGCAGGGGAGCTCGGTGCCGTCGCAATGGCAGGGGACGATCCAGGGCGCGGATCCGAAGTTCGCCAACCTGGCGTCGTTTGATCTGCGGCCGGCGGAGGGCAGCCCCCTGCGCGACGTCGGCGCCGCGGCCCCGCCGAGCCCCCCGGGATATCCGTTCCCGTCGCCGCTCGTGACGCCGCTGTTCGAGCCGCCGGCGAAGACGATCGTGGCGAACGCCGGGCAGCTCGGGCGGGTCGCGGCGGGGCCGATCGACATCGGCGCGTACGAGGGCGCAGGGCTCGGGGCGGCCGAGGAGCCGGCGGCGGAGCCCGAAGCGAACCCGGAGCCGGACATGGAGCCGGAAGCAGAGGTGGAGCCGGAGGCGGCAGCGGAGCCGGAAGCGGAAGCGACGGCGGGAGCGGACGCGGACGCGGACGCGGCTGCCGGGGGCCTCATGTGCGCGGCGGGGCCGGGGCGAACGGCGGGGGCGGCTTGGGTCGGGGGGCTCCTTCTGGCGACGGCGATCGCTCGGAGGCGGCGGCGGTAGCTCCTTTCGGCCCGATTTGCGTTACCGTGACGCCCCCGTGACCACTCCCTACGCGAGCGAAGCGTTCCTCCACCAGATCCTCGGCAAGGCGCAGGCGGCCCAGGCGAGCGACATCCACCTCCGCGTGGGGCAGCCGCCGGGGGCGCGGGTGGCGGGGGACATCGTCTACTTCCGCGCCGAACCGCTGCAGCCCGAGGACACCGAGGCCGTCGCGCGGCTCGTCCTCGCCCGGCGCCCCAAGATCCTCGCGACCCTCGGCTCGCTGCGCGAGGTCGACGTCTCCTACGAGATCGAGGGCCTCGGCCGCTTCCGCGTGCACGTCTACCTCCAGCGCGGGACGGTCGCCCTCGTCCTGCGGGTGATCCCCTCGCAGATCCCCTCGTTCGACGCGCTCGGCGTGCCACCCGCCGCGCGCGCCCTCGCCGACGAGGGCCGCGGGCTCGTGCTCGTCGTGGGCGCCGCGGGCCAGGGCAAGACCACCACGCTCGCCTCGATGCTCGCGCACATCGTGCAGACGTACCCGAAGCACGTCGTCACCCTCGAGGATCCCGTCGAGTTCGTGCACGGCGAGGGCCGCGCGACCGTGAGTCAGCGCGAGGTCGGCAGCGACACGGAGTCGTTCGCGTCGGGCGCACACGCGGCGCTGCGGCAAGATCCGAACGTGCTGCTCGTCGGCGAGATCCGCGACGCGGCGACGATGGAGGTCGTGCTGCAAGCGGCCGAGGCGGGCCACCTCGTGCTCTCGTCGCTCCCCACGCCGGACGTGGGCCGCACGATCGGCCGTCTGCTCTCGATGAGCCCGCAGCCCGAGGAGACACGCGAGCGGCTGCGCGCGTGCCTGCGAGGCATCGTCGCGCAGCGCCTCTCGCCGCGCCCCGAGGGAGGCGGGCTCGTGCTCGTGTCGGAGGTGCTCGTCGGTGACGAGCTCCGAGCCTCGCTCTAACCCGCGCGGCGATACGGCATCGGCGGGAACAGGTCCTTCATCGCGGCGGGCAGCTCCGAGCGGACGTCCTCGATCTCGCCTGCGGACACGCTGTCGGCGATGACCTCGCACGTCGCGTAGAGCACGTCCGTCGCGGCCTCGGGCGAGAGCTTGAGGGCGCGGCGCAGCTCGGCCTCGATCGTGTCGGGCGTGATGTCCTTGTTCGAGCCGCCGAGCGTCGCGTCGAGCTGCGGGACGAGCTTCGACGGGAGCTGCGCGAGCAGGTGCTGCGCCTCGTCCTCGGTGAGGCGGCTGCAGAGGTTGCCGAGCACGATCAAGAGCGCGCGCTCGGCCTGCTCGCGCTTGGGCAGGCCCGTCTGGCGCATGCAGGCGTGCAGCAGGCGGCCGTAGGTGTTCTCCGCGCGCGCGGCGCGCCTTTGCCGCGCACGTTCTCCGCCGCGGCTCAGCGTGACGCTCGCCGGGCTCGTCGCGCCGGCCGGCTTGAAGCGGGCGGCGACCTCGAGCTGCGCGGTGATGATCGAGCGGGCGGTGTCGGGGTCGATCGCTCGTTCGATGAGCAGATCGTCGAGCGTGACGATGCCGACGGGCCTGCCTGCTTCGAGCACGGGGACGCGTCGGCAGGCGTGCTCGCGCATGAGCCGCACGACATCTTCGACCGTGTCGTCGATGTCCACGGGCGTGACCTCGTCGCTCATGACGTCGCGCAGGGGCGTGGTGCGCGGGTCGAGGCCGGCGGCCACGACGTCGAGGGCGAGGTCGCGGTCGGTGGCGATGCCGACGAGCCTCTGGTCCTCGACGACCAGGACGGCGCCGACGTGGTTGTCGGCCATGGCGCGGGCGGCCTCGTAGGTGGTGGAGCGGGGGTGGAGGACGATCAACCGGGGGCGGCGGTACCGATCGAGGGACATGTGGCACTCCTCTGCGTTTTGCCCGGAGAACGTGCCAGATCGGTGCCAGTCCTCGGGGCGCGGCGAGGGAGCGGTTCGGGCTATGGCTTTTCGCGCGGGCCTTTGTCGGCTACACCGGCCGGCCATGACCGAGGTCTTCCCCATCCGCCACGACTGGACCGTGGACGAGGTCGTCGCGATCCACGACTTGCCGCTCTTTGTTCTGATGGACCGTGCGCGAGGTGTGCACCGGGCGCACCACGTCGATGGGGAGGTGCAGCTCTGCACGCTGCTCAGCGTGAAGACGGGCGGCTGCCCCGAGGACTGCGCGTACTGCCCGCAGTCGTCGCACCACGAGACGAGCACGAGCCCCGAGAAGATGCTCGACGTCGACGGGGTGCTCGAGGCGGCCGACCGCGCGAAGGCCGCGGGCTCGACGCGCTTCTGCATGGGCGCGGCGTGGCGCGAGGTGAAGGACGGCCCGGCGTTCGACCGCGTGCTCGCGATGGTGCGCGGCGTGAAGGAGCGTGGCCTCGAGGCGTGCGTGACGCTCGGCATGGTGAACGAGGAGCAAGCGAAGAAGCTCAAGGAAGCGGGCCTCGACGCGTACAACCACAACCTCGACACGTCGCGCGAGCACTACCGTTCGATCATCTCGACGCGCACCTACGACGAGCGCCTCGTGACGCTGCGCAACGTGCGCAAGGCGGGGATCACGGTCTGCTCGGGCGGCATCATCGGGATGGGCGAGACGGTGCGTGATCGCGCGGCGATGCTGGTGGAGCTCGCGCGCCTCCAGCCGCACCCGGAGAGCGTGCCGGTGAACGCGCTCGTGCGTGTTCCTGGCACGCCGCTCGAGAGCCTCCCGCCGCTCGACCCGGTGGAGTTCATCCGGATGATCGCGACGGCGCGGATCGTGTTCCCGAAGAGCATGGTGCGCCTGTCGGCGGGCCGGACGGACCTCACGCGCGAGGCGCAGATGATGTGCCTGTACGTGGGAGCGAACTCGATCTTCTACGGCGACAAGCTGCTCACGACGCCGAACCCGGACGCGAACGAGGACACGGCGCTGATCCGGGACGCGGGGTTGTCGGCGAGGAAGCCGTCGGTCGCGGTGGAGGCGGCGGCGGAGGAGTGAGCACGAAACGCAAAGGAGAAATCGTGCCGATCACGGGCGGTTGCTTCTGCGGAAAGGTCCGATACCAGATCGAAGCCCCGCTCGGGCCAGGGCGCTGCTGCCACTGCTCGCGATGCAGGAAAGCATTCAGCGGCGCGGGGTCCGCTTATGCCGAGGTCGTGCCAGGTTCTTTCTCGTGGCTCAGCGGCGAGGAGAATCTCACCTTCCATGAGACGACCCCCGGATGGGGGCTCTGCTTCTGCCGGACCTGCGGGAGCACGTTGTGCGGCACGGCCGGGGAGAAGGTGCACGGCGTGACGCTCGGCAGCGTCGATGGAGATCCGGGCGTCCAGATCGAGATGCATATCTTCGTCGATTCGAGGGCGCCCTGGGATCACATCGGGGGAGATGCCCCCCGGTACGCGGAGTTTCCTTCGTAGGAGCCGTCGAGCCATCCTGCCGGGCACCACCCCCGAATGTCGAGCGGCATTCGGGAGCTGGAGCGATGATGCTTCAAACCTGCGCGAATCCCCGCACGTCGTCGGCCTTGGCCGTCGCGAGCCGCCCGAGCTCTCCGCGGAGCACCACCTCTTGCGCCGGGATCGGATAACCGAGCTTCCCGATCTCCGCGTAGACGGCGAGGTTCGCGGCGGTGAGCGCCCAGGGATATTTCCTGCTGTCGACGTAGGAGTGCGCGACCAGCGTCGGGCCGGCGGCGCTCACGCCCGTCATCTCGATGAACGGCGGCGGGTCGCTGACCGCGTGGTCCGCCTTCGGCAGCTTCTCCTCCAGGATCTTGATGACCTTGTGCACGTCGGCGCCGTGGGGGAGCTGGACCTTGATGTCCAGGCGCGCGACCGGGTTCTCCGTGTGGTTCGTGATGATCTCGGTGAAGATCTTGTTGTTGCCGATGAAGACGCGCTCATTGGCGAAGGTATCGATCGCCGTCACGAAGAGGCCGATCGAGTGCACGATCCCCATCGTCCCGCAGATGGTGACCACGTCGCCGGCCTTGAAGGGGCGCAGCATGATCATGAACACGCCCGCGGCCAGGTTGGCGAGCAGGCCCGACCAGGCGAGGCCGATGGCGACCCCGGCCGCCGCCAGGATCCCGGCGAAGGTGAAGGTCTGGACGCCGAAGACGCCGAGGACCGTGACGATGAGGAGGATGTTGAGCAGGACGCTCGCGACCGAATGCAGGTAGCGCGCGAGCGTATCGTCGATCTTGCGCACCTTCGTCGCTTGATCGAGCAAGCGAAGGACGCCGCGTATCAGCACCCGGCCCACGATCCACAGGACGATGGCCCCGAGGATCTTGGTGCCAATGTCGAGGCCGAGCTGGAGGCCGATTTCCGTATATTTCTTGACGATATCGTTCATTGCGTGAAACTCTGTTGATCGTTGAATCGATGGTCTGTGGAGTACCCGGGATACGCACGGCAGCCGTGCGATCACCCGCGCGTGGCGATGAAGGGGAGCTCGCGGAACCTCTGCTTGAGGTCCAGCCCATACCCGAAGACGAAGTCGTCGGACTCCAGCGTGAAGCCTCGGTAGGCAATGCGGAGCGCCGGGGTGGTATGCCTGGGCCTGTGGAGCAGCGTGCAGACCTCCACGCTGAGCGGCTCTCGCAGCGCCAGGTTCTCCCGCAAATAGGTCGTCGTCATCCCCGTGTCCACGATGTCCTCGACGAGCAGCACGTGCTTTCCGCTGATCGGGAAGGCCAGATCCGCGGTCGTCCGGAGGACGCCTCCAGAGCTCCCATCGCTTCCATACGGCTGCAATCCCATGAAGCCGCAATGCAGCGTGATGGGCGCCAGGTCGAGCTCGGCCTGGGCGAGCTGGATCTGGCGGAGCAGGTCGCCGAAGAACATGAACCCGCCATTGAGGACACCCACGGTCACCAGCTCCTTGCCCGCGAAGTCCCGCGCGACGTCGCGCGCCAGCTCGGCGACGCGCGCGCGGATCTGCTCGGCGGTGAAGACGATGCGCGCGTGCCCGCCGACCTGCTCGTCCAGCCACGAGCGGATGTCGTGGCCCATCTGGGCATTCTTGGTCTGGATGTATTTCTCATTGTGCGGATTGGCCGTCGCGGGCATGGGGCGACGGCCCACGACCCGGATGCCGCTCTCCGACAAGCCGGAGATCTTCACCGGGTTGTTCGTCAGGAGAGACACCGAGCGCACCCTCAGTTGCTCGAGCATCTTGCCCGCCACCGAGAAGTCACGCAGATCGTCCGCGAATCCGAGCGCGCGGTTGGCTGCGAACGTGTCGAGCCCCTCCTGCTGAAGGGCATAGGCTCGAATCTTGTTGCCCAGCCCGATGCCGCGCCCCTCCTGCCTCAGTTAAAGCACGATCCCGCGGCCTGTCTTGGCGATCGTGGTCAGCGCCGCGTCGAGCTGCTCGCGGCAATCACACTTCAAGGAGTGCAGCGCCTCGCCGGTCCAGCACTCCGAATGGATACGCACGAGGACATCCTCGCCCTCCCGAACGTCGCCGACGACGAGCGCGATGTGCTCGTCCAGCGGCGCGTGATGCTGGGAAGCCCGATCGTCACGGAATACGATGACACGGACGTTCCCGTACTCGGTGGGCACCATGGCTTGGGAGAAAACCGAGATCCCTCCGGTCGTCGGAGCCTCGGTGCTCGCGCGCCGCGGCGCTTCAACTTCCATGGTCATGAGCGCAATCCTGTTCGTTGTCGGGAGGCGATGTTCCGGTGGCAGCCCAGGGGACGAGCGGAGTCACGGCAGGACTCTCAGCTGGCAAGGCACCCATACCACCGGCTGTATGCGACCACCATCGGCAACATGTGTACCAGTGACGGAAACGCGGCCCCAGGAGATGCATGCAGACAGAAAGCGCCGCGAAGAGAGCGGTCGCCAGGATCAGCGCCGGGCGGCATTGATGCTCGGAGTCCTCAGTGAAGCTCGCAGGCTGTAGCCTGGCGACCTCACGGATACCGACGACCTGCAATCCACCACCCGATTGACGTGGACGTGTGGGCGTGATATCGCGTCGCCCCTCATGTTACCCGGACTTCGCGACAAAGTCGCCATCGTCACTGGACATCGCAGCGGTATCGGCACGGCTGTGGCCGCGTTGCTGGAGGAGCACGGCGCGCGTGTGCACGGCTTCGACCTCCCCGACGTCGACCTGCGGGATCTCTGCGCCATCGACGCGCACGTGCAGCGCGTCGCCGCGCGCGAGGGGCGGATCGACATCCTCGTCAACAATGCCGGCGTCACGCACCTCGGCAACCTCGTGGACACCTCGCTCGAGGCGGTCGACGACGTGCTCACCGTGAACCTCAAGGCGCCCTTCCTGCTCATGCAATCCGTGATTCCGATCATGTTGCGCAGCGGCGGCGGAGCGATCGTCAACAACGCGAGTGATCAGGCCTTCATCGGCAAGCGCGACAGCGCGATTTAT
Proteins encoded:
- a CDS encoding ATPase, T2SS/T4P/T4SS family, with amino-acid sequence MTTPYASEAFLHQILGKAQAAQASDIHLRVGQPPGARVAGDIVYFRAEPLQPEDTEAVARLVLARRPKILATLGSLREVDVSYEIEGLGRFRVHVYLQRGTVALVLRVIPSQIPSFDALGVPPAARALADEGRGLVLVVGAAGQGKTTTLASMLAHIVQTYPKHVVTLEDPVEFVHGEGRATVSQREVGSDTESFASGAHAALRQDPNVLLVGEIRDAATMEVVLQAAEAGHLVLSSLPTPDVGRTIGRLLSMSPQPEETRERLRACLRGIVAQRLSPRPEGGGLVLVSEVLVGDELRASL
- a CDS encoding CBS domain-containing protein, with protein sequence MSLDRYRRPRLIVLHPRSTTYEAARAMADNHVGAVLVVEDQRLVGIATDRDLALDVVAAGLDPRTTPLRDVMSDEVTPVDIDDTVEDVVRLMREHACRRVPVLEAGRPVGIVTLDDLLIERAIDPDTARSIITAQLEVAARFKPAGATSPASVTLSRGGERARQRRAARAENTYGRLLHACMRQTGLPKREQAERALLIVLGNLCSRLTEDEAQHLLAQLPSKLVPQLDATLGGSNKDITPDTIEAELRRALKLSPEAATDVLYATCEVIADSVSAGEIEDVRSELPAAMKDLFPPMPYRRAG
- the bioB gene encoding biotin synthase BioB — its product is MTEVFPIRHDWTVDEVVAIHDLPLFVLMDRARGVHRAHHVDGEVQLCTLLSVKTGGCPEDCAYCPQSSHHETSTSPEKMLDVDGVLEAADRAKAAGSTRFCMGAAWREVKDGPAFDRVLAMVRGVKERGLEACVTLGMVNEEQAKKLKEAGLDAYNHNLDTSREHYRSIISTRTYDERLVTLRNVRKAGITVCSGGIIGMGETVRDRAAMLVELARLQPHPESVPVNALVRVPGTPLESLPPLDPVEFIRMIATARIVFPKSMVRLSAGRTDLTREAQMMCLYVGANSIFYGDKLLTTPNPDANEDTALIRDAGLSARKPSVAVEAAAEE
- a CDS encoding GFA family protein, with product MSTKRKGEIVPITGGCFCGKVRYQIEAPLGPGRCCHCSRCRKAFSGAGSAYAEVVPGSFSWLSGEENLTFHETTPGWGLCFCRTCGSTLCGTAGEKVHGVTLGSVDGDPGVQIEMHIFVDSRAPWDHIGGDAPRYAEFPS
- a CDS encoding mechanosensitive ion channel family protein, whose product is MNDIVKKYTEIGLQLGLDIGTKILGAIVLWIVGRVLIRGVLRLLDQATKVRKIDDTLARYLHSVASVLLNILLIVTVLGVFGVQTFTFAGILAAAGVAIGLAWSGLLANLAAGVFMIMLRPFKAGDVVTICGTMGIVHSIGLFVTAIDTFANERVFIGNNKIFTEIITNHTENPVARLDIKVQLPHGADVHKVIKILEEKLPKADHAVSDPPPFIEMTGVSAAGPTLVAHSYVDSRKYPWALTAANLAVYAEIGKLGYPIPAQEVVLRGELGRLATAKADDVRGFAQV
- the hpt gene encoding hypoxanthine phosphoribosyltransferase, producing the protein MPATANPHNEKYIQTKNAQMGHDIRSWLDEQVGGHARIVFTAEQIRARVAELARDVARDFAGKELVTVGVLNGGFMFFGDLLRQIQLAQAELDLAPITLHCGFMGLQPYGSDGSSGGVLRTTADLAFPISGKHVLLVEDIVDTGMTTTYLRENLALREPLSVEVCTLLHRPRHTTPALRIAYRGFTLESDDFVFGYGLDLKQRFRELPFIATRG
- a CDS encoding SDR family NAD(P)-dependent oxidoreductase, whose amino-acid sequence is MLPGLRDKVAIVTGHRSGIGTAVAALLEEHGARVHGFDLPDVDLRDLCAIDAHVQRVAAREGRIDILVNNAGVTHLGNLVDTSLEAVDDVLTVNLKAPFLLMQSVIPIMLRSGGGAIVNNASDQAFIGKRDSAIYGASKAALAQLTKSAALDWGPRGIRVNCVAPGSTDTPMLRQVLSVLSARMNVQSDDVYKAAVPLGRFAEPREIAWAITFLASDAASFMTGVVMPVDGGGVAQ